The following are encoded in a window of Halomarina salina genomic DNA:
- a CDS encoding DUF7563 family protein, whose protein sequence is MPQCTHCSGHISQRFMTVFGDENSQVYACPNCSANAGIAEVARLRAGTKWQQ, encoded by the coding sequence ATGCCCCAATGTACACACTGCAGCGGCCACATCTCCCAGCGGTTCATGACGGTCTTCGGCGACGAGAACAGCCAGGTCTACGCCTGCCCCAACTGCTCCGCGAACGCGGGTATCGCGGAGGTCGCCCGTCTCCGCGCCGGGACGAAGTGGCAACAGTGA
- a CDS encoding methionyl-tRNA formyltransferase yields MTSVAFFGSHPLGETCLARLHDHPDVDVDLVVTYPRDHDGWWDGSVHERALEYGYEVATLDEERRVLEHEIDYLLSVYYPNILDGELLDHPERLALNLHQAELPRYRGSNVFSHSILNARADDHWRHGTTLHVMVEDVDAGAVIGRNFAPITEEDTARSLYEKVCEASVDLFEEYLPHIVSGEIDDMGTPQDEFDGPRYFHAKDSLVDRKEIPAKRLVSHDPVVRQDTYDLIRALDFPPFEPAYTTLDGNRIRLTASWLDHD; encoded by the coding sequence ATGACCAGCGTCGCGTTCTTCGGTAGCCACCCGCTGGGCGAGACCTGCCTCGCTCGCCTCCACGACCACCCCGACGTCGACGTCGACCTCGTCGTCACCTACCCCCGCGACCACGACGGCTGGTGGGACGGGTCGGTCCACGAGCGTGCCCTGGAGTACGGCTACGAGGTGGCGACGCTCGACGAGGAGCGTCGCGTGCTGGAGCACGAGATCGACTACCTGCTCAGCGTCTACTACCCGAACATCCTCGACGGGGAGCTGCTCGACCACCCCGAGCGCCTGGCGCTCAACCTCCACCAGGCAGAACTGCCCCGCTACCGTGGGTCGAACGTGTTCAGCCACTCCATCCTCAACGCCCGCGCCGACGACCACTGGCGACACGGGACGACGCTCCACGTCATGGTCGAGGACGTCGACGCGGGGGCCGTCATCGGCCGGAACTTCGCGCCCATCACCGAAGAGGACACGGCGCGAAGCCTCTACGAGAAGGTCTGTGAGGCCTCCGTCGACCTGTTCGAGGAGTACCTCCCGCACATCGTCTCGGGCGAGATAGACGACATGGGCACGCCACAGGACGAGTTCGACGGCCCGCGGTACTTCCACGCGAAGGACAGCCTCGTTGACCGCAAGGAGATTCCCGCGAAACGCCTCGTCAGTCACGACCCGGTGGTCCGGCAGGACACCTACGACCTCATCCGCGCGCTCGACTTCCCGCCGTTCGAACCGGCGTACACGACCCTCGACGGCAACCGAATCCGCCTGACGGCGTCGTGGCTCGACCACGACTGA
- a CDS encoding glycosyltransferase — protein sequence MLVELGVALLVVAAVPYLLFGVVYAWFRPSGSPIEKAPYEPTVSIVLPTYNEAGIVERKLADVAALDYPSEKLELVVVDASDDRTPDIVASYFEGVEDAPTVRVIREESRKGLAVALNEGYAAASNEIIVKTDCDSTVAPDALREAMANFADPAVGGVTGRTGEVLGGSEVESDYRGIQGHIQTLESHLDSTFIFHGPFSAFRRDLVVPVDSDSLADDSELALRIRRGGHRVVFDPAVRYSEAAHSGFRQRRTQKDRRAMGLIRLLTRQASALGRHGWYGRAVLPFNWLFMIVGPWLLALGLTVLTVGSLLSFGVAGAALPAALAAFVAVGSRDALGPLQPFYALFDTQVSLLHAGLALQFTSADGLWEPEAELREAFD from the coding sequence GTGCTGGTTGAACTCGGCGTCGCGTTGCTGGTCGTCGCTGCCGTGCCGTATCTGCTGTTCGGCGTGGTGTACGCCTGGTTCCGACCGAGCGGGTCGCCCATCGAGAAGGCGCCGTACGAACCGACGGTGAGCATCGTGCTGCCGACGTACAACGAGGCGGGCATCGTCGAGCGGAAACTGGCGGACGTCGCGGCGCTCGACTACCCGAGCGAGAAGCTCGAACTCGTCGTCGTCGACGCGAGCGACGACCGGACACCCGACATCGTCGCGTCGTACTTCGAGGGGGTCGAGGACGCCCCGACGGTCCGGGTCATCCGCGAGGAGTCCCGCAAGGGGCTCGCCGTCGCGCTCAACGAGGGGTACGCCGCCGCGAGCAACGAGATCATCGTCAAGACCGACTGCGACTCGACGGTCGCCCCGGACGCGCTCCGGGAAGCGATGGCGAACTTCGCGGACCCCGCAGTCGGCGGCGTCACCGGCCGTACCGGCGAGGTGCTTGGCGGGAGCGAGGTGGAGTCCGATTACCGGGGCATCCAGGGCCACATCCAGACGCTGGAATCCCATCTCGACTCGACGTTCATCTTCCACGGGCCGTTCTCGGCGTTCCGCCGCGACCTCGTGGTTCCCGTCGACAGCGACTCGCTGGCCGACGACTCCGAACTCGCGCTCCGCATCCGGCGCGGTGGCCACCGCGTCGTGTTCGACCCGGCCGTCCGCTACTCCGAGGCCGCTCACTCCGGATTCCGCCAGCGCCGCACCCAGAAGGACCGCCGCGCGATGGGGCTCATCCGCCTCCTGACCCGGCAGGCCAGCGCGCTGGGTCGCCACGGCTGGTACGGTCGCGCTGTCTTGCCGTTCAACTGGCTGTTCATGATCGTCGGCCCGTGGCTGCTCGCGCTCGGTCTGACCGTCCTCACCGTCGGGTCGCTGCTCTCGTTCGGCGTCGCGGGCGCGGCGCTCCCCGCCGCCCTCGCCGCGTTCGTCGCCGTCGGCTCCCGTGACGCGCTCGGCCCGCTCCAGCCGTTCTACGCGCTGTTCGACACGCAGGTGTCGCTGCTCCACGCGGGCCTCGCGCTCCAGTTCACCAGCGCCGACGGCCTCTGGGAACCGGAGGCCGAACTGCGCGAAGCGTTCGACTGA
- a CDS encoding glycosyltransferase family 4 protein encodes MHVGMVLRGAFPHDIRVEKEARSLLAGGHEVSLCCLAREDADEPLQEDVDGVDVRRVPRVERYSLPYRTAKTARFLLTLTDVVWRRELDAFVRETGVDALHVHDLPLVRTAQSVADDHDLPLVADLHENYPEAARQWRTGMGLPRRAVQEVFTPYRRLRRLERDCVRHADHVLATTPEGRTHYVEDCDADPDRVTVVSNTVDLRTYDTDADPVEGYDDEFVVGYVGSFGPHRGLESLVDAMPALVERVPNARLLLVGGAGDAAYDRSLRERAAATGVDERITFTGWVDASEVPRYVATCDVCAVPHARNPHTETTVPHKLFQYMASRKPVLVSDVAPLARVVTDADCGVVVPAGDGEAVAARLTDLAGDAARRARLGTNGRAAVEKTYNWEREGGQLDRVYRRLAGRDEERTPSTRRRTRRA; translated from the coding sequence ATGCACGTCGGGATGGTACTCAGGGGGGCGTTTCCGCACGATATCCGCGTCGAGAAGGAGGCCCGGTCGCTGCTCGCCGGGGGCCACGAGGTGTCGCTGTGCTGTCTCGCCCGCGAGGACGCCGACGAACCGCTCCAGGAGGACGTCGACGGCGTCGACGTCCGTCGCGTCCCGCGGGTCGAGCGCTACTCCCTGCCGTACCGGACCGCGAAGACCGCCCGATTTCTGCTGACGCTGACGGACGTCGTCTGGCGGCGGGAACTCGACGCGTTCGTCCGCGAGACGGGCGTCGACGCGCTGCACGTCCACGACCTGCCGCTCGTCCGGACCGCCCAGTCGGTCGCGGACGACCACGACCTGCCGCTGGTCGCCGACCTCCACGAGAACTACCCGGAGGCGGCCCGGCAGTGGCGGACCGGGATGGGCCTGCCGCGGCGAGCCGTACAGGAGGTGTTCACGCCGTACCGACGTCTCAGGCGGCTCGAACGGGACTGCGTCCGGCACGCCGACCACGTCCTCGCGACGACGCCCGAGGGCCGGACGCACTACGTCGAGGACTGCGACGCGGACCCCGACCGCGTCACCGTCGTCTCGAACACCGTCGACCTGCGGACGTACGACACCGACGCCGACCCCGTCGAGGGGTACGACGACGAGTTCGTCGTCGGCTACGTCGGGAGTTTCGGCCCGCACCGCGGCCTCGAATCGCTCGTCGACGCGATGCCGGCGCTCGTCGAGCGGGTGCCGAACGCCCGACTCCTGCTGGTCGGCGGGGCGGGCGACGCCGCCTACGACCGGTCGCTCCGCGAGCGAGCGGCCGCGACGGGCGTCGACGAGCGTATCACGTTCACCGGGTGGGTCGACGCCAGCGAGGTCCCGCGGTACGTCGCCACCTGCGACGTCTGTGCGGTGCCCCACGCCCGGAACCCGCACACCGAGACGACCGTCCCGCACAAACTGTTCCAGTACATGGCGTCGCGAAAGCCCGTCCTCGTCAGCGACGTGGCACCGCTGGCACGCGTCGTGACCGACGCGGACTGCGGCGTCGTCGTCCCAGCCGGGGACGGCGAGGCCGTCGCCGCGCGACTGACCGACCTGGCGGGCGACGCCGCACGGCGCGCCCGCCTCGGGACGAACGGCCGCGCGGCCGTCGAGAAGACGTACAACTGGGAGCGCGAAGGTGGCCAGCTCGACCGTGTCTACCGGCGTCTCGCCGGGCGAGACGAGGAGCGCACTCCGTCGACGCGTCGGCGCACCCGGCGCGCCTGA
- a CDS encoding DegT/DnrJ/EryC1/StrS family aminotransferase: protein MTDQDESHDARAGVAFTDIYVDDDIVDRVSDTLRSTRYVKGERVERFEAAFADRCGTDHAVGVNSGTAALLLSMQSAGIGPGDEVFVPGHTFFASVSPVLHLGATPVFVDVDPRTCTMDPDDLAAKAERAENPTAVVPVHLYGQLADLDAILDVADDHDLTVVEDACQAHFATRDGHTAGASGDAGAFSFYPSKNMTVGGDGGMLVTDDADLATRARRLRDHGRDEEGVHREVGLNYRMSEVSAAVGREQLDRVQEWNDARAAAAARYDGLLAAVDGVETPTVADGAQHVYHLYVVQVPAADRDPLRDYLAARDIETGVHYETPAHQHPAVAERVGDVSLPRTEALCDRIVSLPMHPRIAPEDVETVCAAVASYFEGKQGGVAESEPDDPADSGTTESDPEEPTDTSPARTDGGREESQ from the coding sequence ATGACCGACCAGGATGAGTCTCACGACGCGCGCGCAGGCGTCGCGTTCACCGACATCTACGTCGACGACGACATCGTCGACCGGGTGAGCGACACGCTGCGCAGCACGCGCTACGTCAAGGGGGAGCGCGTCGAGCGATTCGAGGCCGCCTTCGCCGACCGGTGTGGCACCGACCACGCCGTCGGCGTCAACAGCGGCACGGCCGCCCTCCTGCTGTCGATGCAGTCCGCCGGCATCGGCCCCGGCGACGAGGTGTTCGTCCCCGGCCACACGTTCTTCGCCAGCGTCAGCCCCGTCCTCCACCTCGGCGCGACGCCCGTCTTCGTCGACGTGGACCCGCGAACCTGCACGATGGACCCGGACGACCTCGCCGCGAAGGCCGAGCGCGCCGAGAACCCGACCGCCGTCGTCCCGGTCCACCTCTACGGCCAGCTCGCCGATCTGGACGCGATTCTCGACGTTGCCGACGACCACGACCTCACCGTCGTCGAGGACGCGTGCCAGGCGCACTTCGCCACCCGCGACGGCCACACGGCCGGCGCGTCCGGCGACGCCGGCGCGTTCAGCTTCTACCCCTCGAAGAACATGACCGTCGGCGGCGACGGCGGCATGCTCGTCACGGACGACGCCGACCTGGCGACTCGCGCCCGCCGACTGCGCGACCACGGCCGCGACGAGGAGGGCGTCCACCGCGAGGTCGGCCTCAACTACCGCATGAGCGAGGTGAGTGCAGCAGTCGGCCGCGAACAGCTCGACCGCGTCCAGGAGTGGAACGACGCCCGCGCCGCCGCCGCCGCCCGGTACGACGGCCTGCTGGCGGCCGTCGACGGCGTCGAGACGCCGACCGTCGCCGACGGCGCACAGCACGTCTACCACCTCTACGTCGTCCAGGTCCCCGCCGCCGACCGCGACCCGCTGCGCGACTACCTGGCGGCACGGGACATCGAGACGGGCGTCCACTACGAGACGCCGGCCCACCAGCACCCGGCCGTCGCCGAGCGCGTCGGCGACGTCAGCCTGCCCCGGACCGAGGCGCTCTGTGACCGCATCGTCTCGCTCCCGATGCACCCGCGCATCGCACCCGAGGACGTCGAGACGGTCTGTGCGGCCGTCGCGTCGTACTTCGAGGGAAAACAGGGAGGCGTCGCCGAGTCGGAACCGGACGACCCAGCCGACTCCGGCACGACCGAGTCCGACCCCGAGGAGCCGACCGACACCTCGCCAGCCCGCACCGACGGCGGTCGAGAGGAGTCGCAGTGA
- a CDS encoding nucleoside phosphorylase: protein MIPNYPEKHGAEALFSPRDALDAQGGGVPDLPPAILLGFQAHLTDHVEERAVETVDIVRSQRCLVLSDSVGYVPVHEVGIGAPVAAIVTENVVASGAQAVVYLGGGASLQSDLDPTTAVLPTSAIRDEGVSYHYLDHDDPVAPTPTLVDALDESLASAGVDTARGPTWTTSAMYRETLPELRHYRDEGVLSLCMETAALWAVCRYRGVATATVHEVGDYLDPDGWVPESEDNLVELLDPTAAALSAYVTVS, encoded by the coding sequence ATGATTCCGAACTACCCCGAGAAACACGGTGCAGAGGCGCTGTTCTCGCCCAGGGATGCGCTCGACGCACAGGGCGGCGGCGTTCCCGACCTCCCGCCAGCGATTCTGCTTGGCTTCCAGGCGCACCTGACCGACCACGTCGAGGAGCGTGCCGTCGAGACGGTCGACATCGTGCGCTCCCAGCGCTGTCTCGTGCTCTCCGACTCGGTCGGCTACGTCCCGGTCCACGAGGTCGGTATCGGCGCGCCCGTCGCGGCCATCGTAACTGAGAACGTCGTCGCCTCCGGGGCGCAGGCAGTCGTCTACCTCGGCGGGGGTGCGTCGCTCCAGTCCGACCTCGACCCCACGACGGCCGTCCTCCCGACCAGCGCGATTCGAGACGAGGGCGTCTCGTACCACTACCTCGACCACGACGACCCGGTCGCGCCGACACCGACACTCGTCGACGCGCTCGACGAGTCGCTTGCGAGCGCCGGTGTCGACACCGCTCGTGGACCGACGTGGACGACGAGCGCGATGTACCGGGAGACGCTCCCCGAACTCCGTCACTACCGCGACGAGGGAGTGCTGTCGCTGTGTATGGAGACGGCGGCGCTCTGGGCGGTCTGTCGCTATCGGGGTGTCGCGACGGCGACCGTCCACGAGGTCGGAGACTACCTCGACCCCGACGGCTGGGTGCCCGAGAGCGAGGACAATCTGGTTGAACTACTCGACCCGACGGCTGCGGCGCTGTCGGCGTACGTCACGGTGTCCTGA
- a CDS encoding Gfo/Idh/MocA family protein gives MSRDYAVIGTGYWGSNHVRVGAELLDEGHLDSLTICDIDEERVVDLASNHGVDYTTDYATLADRGVDAAVVAAPSPTHRAIATDLLEAGVDLLVEKPLALSSDDAWAIVDAAERNDRVLAAGHIFRYHPALCDLKRRIDRGELGDVRYLNTNRFAYRAPRPDAGALFSLAVHDVDIYSWLLDRDPERVYCTLDATVRDGVDETATLTLSYGDGTTGVVNESWNVPVFDKRRDLTVVGTERSAHVDYLQNTELELHDATMVRDGDAIHARQEGSRVHETAAYEPLRAEIEAFLESCETREPPRGSGRVGARAVELLERAAESARTGQAVDVSLGTRRPADALAERSR, from the coding sequence GTGAGCCGCGACTACGCCGTCATCGGGACGGGCTACTGGGGGTCGAACCACGTCCGCGTCGGAGCCGAACTGCTCGACGAGGGTCACCTCGACTCGCTGACCATCTGCGACATCGACGAGGAGCGGGTCGTGGACCTCGCGAGCAACCACGGCGTCGACTACACCACCGACTACGCGACGCTGGCCGACCGCGGCGTCGACGCGGCCGTCGTCGCCGCCCCCTCGCCGACCCACCGCGCCATCGCGACCGACCTGCTGGAGGCGGGGGTCGACCTGCTCGTCGAGAAACCGCTCGCGCTGTCGAGCGACGACGCGTGGGCTATCGTCGACGCCGCCGAGCGCAACGACCGCGTGCTCGCGGCGGGCCACATCTTCCGGTACCACCCCGCGCTCTGCGACCTGAAGCGGCGCATCGACCGCGGCGAACTCGGCGACGTCCGCTACCTCAACACGAACCGGTTCGCCTACCGCGCGCCCCGCCCCGACGCCGGCGCGCTGTTCTCGCTGGCCGTCCACGACGTCGACATCTACAGCTGGCTGCTCGACCGCGACCCCGAGCGCGTCTACTGCACGCTGGACGCGACCGTCCGCGACGGCGTCGACGAGACGGCGACGCTCACGCTCAGCTACGGCGACGGCACGACCGGCGTCGTCAACGAGTCGTGGAACGTCCCCGTCTTCGACAAGCGCCGGGACCTCACCGTCGTCGGCACCGAACGCTCGGCGCACGTCGACTACCTCCAGAACACCGAACTCGAACTCCACGACGCGACGATGGTCCGCGACGGCGACGCGATTCACGCCCGCCAGGAGGGGAGTCGCGTCCACGAGACCGCCGCCTACGAACCGCTCCGCGCCGAGATCGAGGCGTTCCTCGAGTCGTGCGAGACACGCGAGCCACCGCGCGGGTCCGGCCGCGTCGGGGCACGGGCGGTCGAACTGCTCGAACGCGCCGCGGAGTCCGCCCGGACGGGACAGGCCGTCGACGTCTCGCTCGGGACGCGCCGCCCCGCTGACGCCCTCGCCGAACGGTCGCGCTAG
- a CDS encoding glycosyltransferase family 2 protein: MEGLVSAVIPTYNRADYVEGAIESVLAQSHEDCEVVVVNDGSTDGTRAVLAGYADDDRVRVFHNEENRGIPATMNRGVDAARGEYVGVFGDDDRWRPTKVERQLDALAEHGDDYCGAYTAGVITEERTGAVVERVATGVEGDVYPEVLLRMQVLPHSSQLLRTECVRAVGGFDTDFAVACDWDLTIRLAKRWKFAYVSETLTERLHHRDNVTGTPGYDVRARDRVGEKYREDIEAAGIAEAFDAAAARERGLAALATGETSTAVSAFATAARLHPTRDHLALLAVSPFGERGLSAARRVRDGVFPA, from the coding sequence ATGGAGGGGCTGGTGAGCGCGGTGATTCCGACCTACAACCGCGCCGACTACGTCGAGGGGGCTATCGAGAGCGTGCTGGCACAGAGCCACGAGGACTGCGAGGTCGTCGTCGTGAACGACGGTTCGACCGACGGCACCAGAGCGGTGCTGGCGGGGTACGCGGACGACGACCGCGTTCGCGTGTTCCACAACGAGGAGAACCGGGGCATCCCGGCGACGATGAACCGCGGCGTGGACGCCGCACGTGGCGAGTACGTCGGCGTCTTCGGCGACGACGACCGCTGGCGACCGACCAAGGTCGAGCGCCAGCTCGACGCCCTCGCAGAGCACGGCGACGACTACTGCGGCGCGTACACCGCGGGCGTCATCACCGAGGAGCGGACGGGGGCGGTCGTCGAGCGCGTGGCGACCGGCGTCGAGGGCGACGTGTACCCCGAGGTGCTCCTGCGGATGCAGGTACTGCCTCACTCCAGTCAGTTACTTCGAACCGAGTGCGTCCGCGCCGTCGGCGGGTTCGACACCGACTTCGCGGTCGCCTGCGACTGGGACCTGACCATCCGCCTGGCCAAGCGCTGGAAGTTCGCGTACGTCTCGGAGACGCTCACCGAGCGCCTGCACCACAGGGACAACGTCACGGGGACGCCCGGCTACGACGTCCGTGCGCGCGACCGCGTCGGCGAGAAGTACCGCGAGGACATCGAGGCGGCGGGCATCGCCGAGGCGTTCGACGCCGCTGCCGCCCGCGAACGCGGCCTCGCGGCGCTGGCCACCGGCGAGACGTCGACGGCGGTCTCCGCGTTCGCGACGGCCGCCCGCCTCCACCCGACGCGCGACCACCTCGCCCTGCTCGCGGTGTCGCCGTTCGGCGAACGCGGGCTCTCGGCCGCCAGGCGCGTCCGGGACGGCGTGTTCCCGGCGTAG
- a CDS encoding tyrosine-type recombinase/integrase, which yields MEGDERRAIRGHEVGDETTQLQSAVERYLRSKSTSRDENGDPTGTYVDAAGSELRRFVAWLDARDRDLNDLAGDDGPLLLRRYAERLDDRVTAGGIAGSTATTYFSYVSGFLTYCVRDGRLPTNPALTTTAREAVPADDSARADQQFWTSEQRRRLVAHVDRRAADAIDEHGFDARVEARDRALVRMLAYAAVRGAEVLRHPKDDREGRQGVRWSDVDLDRNTLRVLGKDQRLGPVALPSKAAVGVERWRAVQRPPSDDWPVFPTDHAPSKYAAVRAALGEETDVAALADEAGGIDALLRERDVAPPALTTEGARSLLKRLTADAGIAVDDEAGYLQLHGARRGIVGEVYRRDRGDAQDLARHKDLSTTHEAYQHIDVEEQTERFDAHLEDID from the coding sequence ATGGAAGGCGACGAGAGGCGGGCGATACGGGGGCACGAGGTGGGAGACGAGACGACGCAACTCCAGTCGGCGGTCGAGCGCTACCTCCGCTCGAAGTCCACCAGTCGAGACGAGAACGGCGACCCGACCGGGACGTACGTCGACGCCGCCGGGTCGGAGCTCCGGCGGTTCGTCGCGTGGCTGGACGCCCGCGACCGCGACCTGAACGACCTCGCGGGCGACGACGGCCCCCTCCTCTTGCGTCGCTACGCCGAACGGCTCGACGACCGCGTCACGGCGGGCGGTATCGCCGGGTCGACCGCGACCACGTACTTCTCGTACGTCTCGGGCTTCCTCACGTACTGCGTCCGCGACGGTCGCCTCCCGACGAACCCGGCGCTGACGACCACCGCCCGCGAGGCGGTCCCGGCCGACGACTCGGCGCGGGCAGACCAGCAGTTCTGGACGAGCGAACAGCGCCGCCGCCTGGTCGCGCACGTCGACCGACGCGCCGCCGACGCTATCGACGAGCACGGGTTCGACGCCCGCGTCGAGGCGCGGGACCGCGCGCTCGTCCGGATGCTCGCCTACGCGGCCGTCCGCGGCGCGGAGGTGCTGCGCCATCCCAAGGACGACCGCGAGGGACGCCAGGGCGTCCGCTGGTCGGACGTCGACCTCGACCGCAACACGCTGCGCGTCCTCGGGAAAGACCAGCGCCTCGGCCCCGTTGCCCTCCCGTCCAAAGCGGCGGTCGGCGTCGAGCGCTGGCGGGCCGTCCAGCGCCCGCCGAGCGACGACTGGCCGGTGTTCCCGACCGACCACGCCCCCTCGAAGTACGCCGCCGTCCGCGCGGCGCTCGGCGAGGAGACGGACGTCGCTGCACTGGCCGACGAGGCCGGCGGCATCGACGCCTTGCTCCGCGAACGCGACGTCGCGCCGCCGGCGCTCACGACCGAGGGCGCTCGCTCGCTGCTGAAGCGACTGACCGCCGACGCCGGTATCGCGGTGGACGACGAGGCGGGCTACCTCCAGCTCCACGGCGCGCGCCGGGGCATCGTCGGCGAGGTGTACCGCCGCGACCGGGGCGACGCGCAGGACCTCGCCCGACACAAGGATCTCTCGACGACCCACGAGGCGTACCAGCACATCGACGTCGAGGAACAGACCGAGCGGTTCGACGCGCATCTGGAAGATATCGACTGA
- a CDS encoding metal-dependent hydrolase yields MWPWEHLAVGYLVVALALRFGWHRSPDALTAVAVAVGTQFADLVDKPLAWQFDVLQSGTSVAHSVFVAVPLSILVVAVAWRLDRTVVGAAFAVGYLLHLPADAMYGIVYGNGIEFESLLWPLVSGGSSDYGSFLQNFTYYLTKFGGVLDSPRGLGILAFEVTLLGSAFVLWVADGLPGIPRIGRPRGPGGRRIEHR; encoded by the coding sequence ATGTGGCCCTGGGAGCACCTCGCGGTCGGCTACCTCGTCGTCGCCCTGGCCCTCCGGTTCGGGTGGCACCGCTCGCCCGACGCGCTGACCGCCGTCGCCGTCGCCGTCGGGACGCAGTTCGCCGACCTCGTCGACAAGCCGCTCGCGTGGCAGTTCGACGTCCTCCAGAGCGGGACGTCCGTCGCGCACTCGGTGTTCGTCGCCGTCCCGCTCTCGATACTCGTCGTCGCCGTCGCGTGGCGACTCGACCGGACCGTCGTCGGGGCCGCGTTCGCCGTCGGCTACCTGCTGCACCTCCCCGCGGACGCGATGTACGGTATCGTCTACGGCAACGGCATCGAGTTCGAGAGCCTCCTCTGGCCGCTGGTCAGCGGCGGGAGTTCGGACTACGGCTCGTTCCTCCAGAACTTCACGTACTACCTCACCAAGTTCGGGGGCGTCCTCGACAGTCCGCGCGGCCTGGGCATCCTCGCGTTCGAGGTGACGCTGCTCGGGAGCGCGTTCGTCCTCTGGGTCGCCGACGGCCTGCCCGGTATCCCCCGCATCGGCCGACCACGGGGGCCTGGTGGGCGGCGTATCGAACACCGCTGA